Proteins encoded together in one uncultured Desulfosarcina sp. window:
- a CDS encoding four helix bundle protein, giving the protein MRDHTKLRAFELADELAVLIYRLTRNFPREEIYGLTSQMRRAAVSVPSNIVEGCARESQTEYLRFLEIAFGSLRELHYQYTLSKRLEYVNESNFQQVEEKMIEAEKVLGSLIRSMRKSKKQKSAANSL; this is encoded by the coding sequence ATGAGAGATCATACGAAATTAAGGGCGTTTGAACTTGCTGATGAATTGGCAGTCTTGATATATAGGCTCACCCGTAATTTCCCGAGAGAAGAAATATATGGCCTGACTTCCCAAATGCGAAGAGCGGCGGTTTCGGTGCCATCGAACATTGTTGAAGGCTGTGCCAGAGAAAGCCAAACTGAGTATCTTAGATTCCTCGAAATAGCATTTGGTTCGCTCAGAGAATTACATTACCAATATACCCTTTCAAAGCGGCTGGAATACGTCAATGAATCAAACTTCCAACAGGTTGAAGAAAAAATGATAGAAGCCGAGAAAGTTTTAGGAAGCTTGATTCGTTCCATGCGCAAATCCAAAAAGCAAAAATCTGCAGCCAACAGCCTATAG
- a CDS encoding exosortase/archaeosortase family protein: MPMPRKTNEERSSKIISWAVQIGMLVTAFGYLYAHTIAKLVNDWKTDDNFSHGFLIPLICAFMVWQKKNTLAGMKIGSSLIGIAIILIAMSMHLAGNIGAELFIMRSSMVVCLIGITFFLFGSSVATAVLVPSLYLFFMIPIPAIIWNKIAFPLQLAAANLSSEVVKLLGITVLREGNILHLSNTTLEVVDACSGLRSLTSLLALSAAFAYISSLRTVSKWCLFLSAIPIAIFVNIVRLTITAILARYIGPETAHGFLHDLSGLLVFIVAFIMLYGFYIVLSQTEQTWKGDKKKQIIGCSQ; the protein is encoded by the coding sequence ATGCCCATGCCCCGCAAAACGAATGAGGAAAGAAGCTCGAAAATTATTTCGTGGGCAGTCCAGATTGGTATGCTTGTCACTGCTTTTGGCTATCTTTACGCCCATACCATCGCCAAGTTGGTGAATGACTGGAAAACGGACGATAATTTTTCCCATGGGTTTTTGATACCCTTGATCTGCGCTTTTATGGTTTGGCAAAAAAAGAATACCCTGGCCGGCATGAAGATTGGTTCTTCCTTGATTGGCATAGCAATTATTTTGATAGCCATGTCCATGCATCTGGCAGGAAATATCGGCGCCGAATTGTTTATTATGCGAAGCTCGATGGTCGTTTGCCTGATTGGGATTACGTTCTTCCTGTTTGGATCCTCGGTGGCGACCGCGGTTTTGGTGCCATCGTTGTATCTTTTCTTCATGATTCCGATACCTGCGATTATATGGAATAAAATCGCTTTTCCATTACAGTTGGCTGCCGCCAACCTCTCCTCGGAAGTGGTTAAACTGTTAGGTATAACGGTGCTTAGGGAAGGAAATATCCTGCATTTGAGCAATACTACGCTGGAGGTGGTGGATGCCTGCTCCGGTTTGAGATCGCTAACCTCTCTACTGGCTTTGAGTGCAGCCTTTGCATACATCTCCAGTCTGAGAACAGTCAGCAAGTGGTGCTTGTTCCTATCGGCAATACCTATTGCAATTTTTGTAAATATTGTTCGTTTGACGATTACGGCTATTCTCGCTAGATATATTGGTCCAGAGACGGCCCATGGTTTTTTACACGATCTTTCCGGGTTGCTTGTTTTTATCGTAGCATTCATTATGCTGTACGGATTTTATATAGTGCTGTCTCAGACAGAACAGACTTGGAAGGGGGATAAGAAAAAACAGATAATAGGTTGTAGCCAATGA
- a CDS encoding NAD-binding protein, producing MNICIVGTGYVGLVAAACLSEMGNDVTCIDINPDVVDLLNSGKIHIFEPGSNRWSAATPPKGA from the coding sequence ATGAACATTTGTATCGTGGGAACCGGTTACGTCGGCCTTGTAGCCGCAGCCTGCCTATCAGAAATGGGCAACGACGTTACCTGCATCGATATCAATCCGGACGTGGTCGATCTTCTCAACTCCGGCAAAATTCATATCTTCGAGCCGGGCTCGAATCGCTGGTCAGCCGCAACGCCGCCCAAGGGCGCCTGA
- a CDS encoding polysaccharide biosynthesis/export family protein, with protein MRKIKFPLFLIALFLLTLPQPCLSQSPKNTYIIGNGDILEIVTWKEEDFSREEIIVRLDGMISFPLLDDVMAAGKTPTQLKLDIQNGLKEYVAEPHVTVTVRSAASKRFYVLGEVANTGEYPLTKNLTVLQAFALAGGFTEWASKKEIILFRRDQGKETVIRIDYKDIVKGKDFSQNVEIRADDTIVVP; from the coding sequence ATGCGCAAAATAAAATTTCCCCTTTTCTTGATTGCCTTATTCCTGCTCACACTCCCCCAACCATGCCTCTCCCAATCACCAAAAAACACTTACATCATCGGAAATGGTGACATCCTCGAAATTGTAACTTGGAAAGAGGAAGATTTCTCGAGAGAGGAGATAATCGTAAGGCTGGATGGGATGATATCTTTTCCTTTGCTGGATGATGTGATGGCTGCCGGAAAAACGCCTACTCAATTGAAATTGGACATCCAGAATGGTTTGAAGGAATATGTCGCTGAACCCCACGTGACCGTTACGGTACGCAGCGCAGCTAGCAAGCGATTTTATGTCTTGGGCGAGGTAGCTAACACCGGCGAGTACCCGCTTACCAAAAACCTGACCGTGCTGCAGGCTTTCGCCTTGGCCGGCGGTTTCACCGAGTGGGCTTCCAAAAAGGAGATCATCCTTTTCAGGCGCGATCAAGGAAAAGAGACAGTCATTCGAATCGATTACAAAGATATTGTCAAGGGCAAGGACTTTAGCCAGAATGTTGAGATCCGTGCCGACGATACTATTGTTGTTCCTTAA
- the wecB gene encoding UDP-N-acetylglucosamine 2-epimerase (non-hydrolyzing) — protein sequence MQIHLIAAARPNFMKIAPLYHALKAVDWADPVIVHTGQHYDLNMSDAFFTDLKLPAPHIHLGVGSGSHAEQTGNVMMAYEKVILEKKPDLVVVVGDVNSTLACTLAAVKVSYPIQNSKFKIQNLRRPLVAHLEAGLRSFDRTMPEEINRIATDALADVLWTPSSDGDENLVKEGVDPEKIERVGNIMIDSLEMMRETITAQNAHVEFGLEKGLFGVVTFHRPANVDNVESLTALCSSLISISKRLPLVFPVHPRTRKNLQECGLISKLDNCSTIILTEPLNYVRFMSLIFNCRMVITDSGGIQEETTYLGIPCLTMRPNTERPVTVTEGTNCLCALDEIEGMVLEALQIGRGTSKTPDLWDGHTAQRVVKSIKRFKETIVSTGSLSAISNDP from the coding sequence ATGCAAATCCATCTAATCGCCGCAGCTAGGCCCAACTTCATGAAAATTGCACCGCTGTATCATGCTTTAAAGGCGGTAGATTGGGCAGATCCGGTTATTGTGCATACCGGCCAGCACTACGACCTGAACATGTCGGACGCCTTTTTTACTGATTTGAAATTGCCTGCCCCGCACATCCACCTTGGTGTCGGTAGTGGCAGTCACGCCGAACAAACCGGAAATGTCATGATGGCCTACGAAAAGGTTATCCTCGAAAAGAAACCTGATCTGGTCGTCGTGGTAGGGGACGTCAACTCCACCCTTGCCTGCACGCTTGCAGCAGTAAAGGTTAGTTACCCAATTCAAAATTCAAAATTCAAAATTCAAAATTTGCGTCGACCATTGGTCGCGCATTTAGAGGCTGGTCTGCGATCTTTTGACCGAACAATGCCGGAAGAGATCAATCGCATTGCAACCGATGCACTGGCGGACGTCTTATGGACGCCATCATCTGACGGCGATGAAAACCTGGTTAAAGAAGGTGTAGATCCGGAAAAAATCGAACGCGTCGGCAATATCATGATCGATTCACTGGAGATGATGAGAGAGACTATCACGGCGCAGAATGCCCATGTCGAGTTCGGGTTGGAAAAAGGTTTGTTCGGGGTCGTCACGTTCCATCGTCCGGCCAATGTCGACAATGTAGAAAGCCTAACCGCACTCTGCTCATCGCTGATTTCGATTTCCAAAAGACTGCCCTTGGTGTTTCCGGTTCATCCCCGCACCCGAAAAAATCTCCAGGAGTGTGGTCTGATTTCGAAGCTTGACAACTGCAGCACAATCATCCTGACCGAGCCGTTGAACTATGTCCGCTTCATGAGTCTGATCTTCAATTGCCGAATGGTTATAACCGACTCTGGAGGCATTCAGGAAGAGACAACCTATCTTGGCATTCCCTGTCTGACCATGCGGCCCAACACTGAACGCCCGGTTACCGTCACCGAAGGGACCAACTGTTTGTGCGCCCTCGATGAAATCGAAGGCATGGTATTGGAAGCCTTACAAATAGGACGGGGAACCAGCAAGACACCAGACTTGTGGGACGGCCACACCGCCCAACGGGTTGTAAAATCCATCAAACGATTCAAAGAAACAATAGTTTCAACTGGTAGCCTCTCAGCCATCAGCAATGACCCATAA
- a CDS encoding UDP binding domain-containing protein: MREKDQNVSTSPDGEIFKLPSESDYAQEWLRLKQLADEQRTLGRDVVVVMGVGFVGAVMAGVVADAVDSQDNPTKFVIGMQRPSTRSFWKIPFLNRGVAPVEAEDPEVEPLIKRCVLEKKTLTATFSYDALSLADVVVVDVQCDYHKEALGDVKKGHAAISALENSLKVIGEKIESGCLVLIETTVPPGTTEYVAYPIIKKAFEKRELKDSEPLLAHSFERVMPGRNYVSSIRDFWRVCSGINRTARDKVVKFLSEILNVDQFPLTVLDRPIESETCKIVENSYRAATLAFLDEWSVFAERNGVDITKVVDAIKIRPTHSNMLFPGPGIGGYCLPKDGGLGVWAYHTLMGFDDDLFKITPMSIDINDTRALRPPQMVRDALRNMGKIVPASKIAVLGISYRQDVGDTRYSGSEVIVRKLTEMGGEVVVHDPYVKHWWEFEKQDSYPAPGHSLKRFFRNQDGLVELCVNDDIADVLFGVDAIVLAVRHSVYLDLNPEWVIEMAGRPVAIVDCFGILNDEQISHYFQLGCEVKGLGRGHVKRLKDKVRLSAQRAK, from the coding sequence ATGAGAGAAAAAGATCAAAACGTCTCAACTAGCCCGGATGGTGAAATTTTCAAGCTTCCGTCTGAATCCGATTATGCGCAAGAGTGGCTGCGGCTGAAACAATTGGCCGATGAACAGCGTACACTTGGCCGGGATGTTGTGGTGGTCATGGGCGTTGGCTTTGTTGGCGCCGTGATGGCCGGGGTGGTTGCCGATGCAGTGGACAGCCAGGATAATCCGACGAAATTCGTCATCGGTATGCAGCGGCCTTCTACCCGCTCTTTTTGGAAGATTCCCTTTTTGAATCGTGGGGTTGCACCCGTCGAGGCTGAGGACCCGGAAGTCGAACCGCTCATCAAACGCTGTGTCCTGGAAAAAAAGACGCTAACCGCCACCTTCAGTTATGACGCCCTTTCACTGGCCGATGTGGTCGTGGTCGATGTGCAGTGTGATTACCACAAGGAGGCCTTGGGGGATGTAAAAAAAGGGCATGCGGCGATCAGTGCGTTGGAGAACAGCTTAAAAGTGATCGGCGAAAAGATCGAATCCGGTTGTCTTGTTTTGATTGAAACGACTGTTCCTCCGGGTACCACGGAATACGTAGCGTATCCAATTATCAAAAAAGCCTTTGAAAAAAGAGAGTTGAAGGATTCCGAACCGCTACTGGCGCATTCTTTCGAGCGGGTTATGCCGGGACGCAACTATGTCTCCTCGATCAGGGATTTTTGGCGGGTCTGCAGCGGTATTAATAGGACGGCCCGTGATAAAGTAGTCAAATTTCTCTCAGAGATTCTCAACGTCGACCAATTCCCGTTGACGGTCCTGGATCGTCCCATCGAAAGTGAAACCTGCAAAATCGTGGAAAATTCCTATCGTGCCGCTACGCTGGCCTTTTTGGATGAGTGGAGCGTTTTCGCCGAGCGCAACGGTGTGGATATCACCAAGGTGGTGGACGCCATTAAAATTCGACCGACCCACTCCAACATGCTTTTTCCCGGTCCGGGCATCGGCGGTTATTGTCTGCCCAAAGACGGCGGTCTGGGGGTATGGGCGTACCACACCCTGATGGGTTTCGACGATGATCTGTTCAAAATCACACCCATGTCCATCGACATCAACGACACCCGGGCATTGCGGCCGCCTCAAATGGTGCGGGATGCCTTGCGTAACATGGGTAAGATCGTGCCCGCGTCCAAAATCGCCGTCCTAGGCATTTCCTACCGTCAGGATGTGGGTGACACCCGTTACTCCGGTTCGGAAGTCATCGTGCGCAAACTGACTGAAATGGGCGGCGAAGTGGTCGTCCACGACCCCTATGTCAAGCATTGGTGGGAATTCGAGAAGCAGGACTCCTATCCGGCGCCCGGACACTCATTGAAACGGTTTTTCAGAAACCAGGATGGTCTCGTTGAATTATGCGTTAATGATGATATTGCCGATGTACTCTTCGGCGTGGATGCAATTGTGTTGGCGGTCCGGCATAGCGTGTATCTGGATTTGAATCCGGAGTGGGTCATTGAAATGGCCGGCCGGCCAGTGGCCATTGTCGACTGCTTCGGAATTCTAAACGACGAACAGATCAGCCACTATTTCCAGCTTGGTTGCGAAGTAAAGGGGCTTGGACGGGGCCATGTTAAACGGTTGAAGGATAAAGTCCGTCTTTCAGCACAGCGAGCCAAATAA
- a CDS encoding GNAT family N-acetyltransferase has protein sequence MIKTVQVDDRFEDCWDDYVVQHPAGNYCHLFRWKRIIKNAYGHTFIALIAIRSDCKQGEENRQIVGVLPIIRIKRYILGNELVSMPFLDLGGVLADDPEIEQLLIGYALKLFRQKGAKHLELRQAEELTSLKNIDDNPGYHNTSEPQHGPVGFKELLSDDLDCQVMDQKVRMLLKLPGSSGVLMKSFKAKLRSQIKKPTKEGLYCRSGRKELLDDFYDIFCTNMHELGSPVHSKRLMENILVEFSQQARIFVVYSDRQPLAASFTIGFNRLFSNPWASSLRGYSRLAPNMLLYWSMLEYACDHQFSHFDFGRSTPNEGTYRFKAQWGATPLPLLWYCFGSEKTSLSSIKKVDSRRVAENLWQKLPLSLTRHLGPLIRRFISL, from the coding sequence ATGATTAAAACAGTTCAAGTAGATGATCGATTCGAAGACTGTTGGGATGATTATGTAGTCCAACATCCTGCCGGAAATTACTGCCATTTGTTTCGATGGAAACGGATTATCAAAAATGCCTATGGTCACACCTTTATTGCACTGATCGCGATAAGAAGTGATTGTAAGCAGGGGGAAGAGAATCGGCAGATCGTAGGTGTGTTGCCCATCATTCGGATTAAAAGATACATTTTAGGTAATGAGTTGGTCTCTATGCCATTTCTCGATTTGGGAGGTGTGCTTGCAGATGATCCTGAAATCGAGCAGCTTTTAATTGGCTATGCATTGAAGCTTTTTCGACAAAAGGGTGCAAAACATTTAGAGTTGCGCCAGGCGGAGGAGTTAACATCTCTAAAAAATATTGATGATAATCCTGGCTATCACAATACATCAGAGCCACAGCATGGACCAGTTGGTTTTAAAGAATTGCTCAGCGATGATCTTGATTGCCAAGTGATGGATCAAAAGGTCCGCATGCTGCTCAAATTGCCGGGCAGCAGTGGCGTGTTGATGAAATCCTTTAAAGCAAAACTAAGAAGCCAAATTAAGAAACCGACAAAAGAGGGCTTGTATTGTCGCTCAGGAAGAAAAGAACTTCTGGATGATTTCTACGATATATTTTGCACAAATATGCACGAACTTGGGTCGCCCGTACACTCAAAGCGCCTCATGGAAAATATCCTTGTGGAATTCAGCCAACAGGCGCGGATATTTGTAGTCTATTCAGACCGACAGCCACTTGCAGCTAGTTTTACAATCGGTTTCAATCGGTTGTTTTCCAATCCATGGGCTTCATCATTGAGGGGATACAGCCGTTTGGCTCCAAATATGTTGCTGTATTGGTCCATGCTTGAATATGCATGTGACCATCAATTCAGCCATTTCGATTTTGGACGATCAACGCCAAATGAAGGAACCTATCGATTTAAAGCCCAGTGGGGAGCAACACCGCTCCCACTTCTCTGGTACTGTTTCGGGAGTGAAAAGACTTCTTTATCGTCAATTAAAAAAGTAGATAGCCGCAGAGTTGCTGAAAATCTATGGCAGAAACTCCCACTTTCGCTCACTAGACACCTTGGACCGTTGATTCGAAGGTTCATTAGTCTATAG
- a CDS encoding UDP-glucose/GDP-mannose dehydrogenase family protein: protein MVSRNAAQGRLKFNADLAEGMKDALFVFSCVGTPSRPDGSCDLSYVDEVAVQIGKIIEDYKIIINKSTVPVGTADRVKEIIESKLKERGKHVEFDVVSNPEFLKEGDAVNDFMKPDRVIVGTDNVRTAKLLETLYAPFARSRDKMIVMGVRSAEMTKYAANCMLATKISFMNEVANMCETVGADVREVRAGIGSDRRIGYHFIYPGVGYGGSCFPKDVRALIDTAKAYGCMSSLVEAVDSVNNHQKRILADKIIHFFEDRGGVAGKTLALWGLSFKANTDDIRESAALDVIQVLTEAGMAVKAYDPVAGDNAAKKLAGNDLVAVLDSQYGPVDGADALAVVTDWNQFRNPDFARIKKMLKIPVVFDGRNLYSRSFMKDMGFSYISIGRQPIIAES from the coding sequence CTGGTCAGCCGCAACGCCGCCCAAGGGCGCCTGAAATTCAATGCGGATCTGGCCGAAGGAATGAAAGATGCCCTGTTCGTTTTCAGCTGCGTGGGTACGCCGTCGCGGCCGGACGGCTCGTGCGACCTCTCCTATGTAGACGAGGTGGCCGTCCAGATCGGGAAAATCATCGAAGATTATAAAATCATCATCAACAAATCCACGGTGCCGGTGGGGACAGCCGACCGGGTCAAGGAGATCATCGAATCCAAGTTGAAGGAAAGAGGAAAACACGTTGAATTCGATGTGGTCTCCAACCCGGAATTTCTCAAGGAAGGCGACGCGGTCAACGACTTCATGAAACCGGATCGCGTAATTGTGGGAACGGATAACGTGCGCACGGCCAAACTGCTGGAGACCCTTTACGCGCCTTTTGCTCGCAGCCGGGACAAGATGATCGTCATGGGGGTGCGCAGTGCCGAAATGACCAAATACGCCGCTAACTGCATGCTGGCCACCAAGATCTCCTTCATGAACGAGGTGGCCAACATGTGCGAAACCGTGGGGGCCGATGTTCGCGAGGTGCGGGCCGGCATCGGTTCCGACCGGCGTATCGGCTATCATTTCATCTATCCGGGTGTGGGCTACGGCGGTTCTTGTTTCCCCAAAGATGTTCGAGCATTGATCGATACAGCCAAGGCGTATGGCTGCATGTCCAGTCTGGTGGAGGCGGTGGACTCGGTCAACAACCACCAGAAACGAATACTGGCGGATAAAATTATTCATTTTTTCGAAGATCGGGGAGGCGTGGCCGGAAAAACCCTGGCCTTGTGGGGCCTATCCTTCAAAGCCAATACGGACGACATTCGCGAATCGGCTGCCCTGGATGTGATTCAGGTGTTGACCGAGGCCGGCATGGCGGTCAAGGCCTACGACCCTGTTGCCGGCGACAATGCGGCCAAAAAACTGGCAGGAAACGACCTGGTGGCAGTATTGGACAGCCAGTACGGTCCAGTCGATGGAGCCGATGCCTTGGCCGTGGTCACCGATTGGAACCAGTTCCGCAACCCGGATTTCGCTCGGATCAAAAAGATGCTCAAAATACCGGTAGTTTTCGACGGAAGAAACCTTTATTCGCGCTCATTTATGAAAGATATGGGGTTTTCCTACATCAGTATCGGCAGACAGCCGATTATCGCTGAAAGCTGA
- a CDS encoding four helix bundle protein produces MATIKRFEDLDCWKEARLFVCSVYRLTKKDGFKRDFDLISQIRRSAVSSMANIAEGFHRSSSKDFLKFLDYSRSSIAETISHAYVALDQSYINENELVELNESGNTVWKKINGMISYLKRYQQTNSTK; encoded by the coding sequence TTGGCGACGATAAAGCGCTTTGAAGATCTCGATTGTTGGAAAGAAGCAAGACTTTTTGTCTGCAGCGTTTACCGATTGACTAAAAAGGACGGCTTCAAAAGGGATTTCGATTTAATCAGCCAGATCCGAAGAAGCGCTGTCTCTTCCATGGCCAACATCGCAGAAGGTTTTCATCGAAGCAGTTCGAAAGATTTTTTAAAATTTCTTGATTATTCTCGTTCATCCATAGCCGAGACCATAAGTCATGCTTATGTGGCATTGGATCAGAGCTATATCAATGAAAATGAATTGGTTGAGCTGAATGAGTCAGGAAATACCGTCTGGAAGAAGATCAATGGAATGATCTCATACCTCAAACGATATCAACAAACAAATTCAACAAAGTAA
- a CDS encoding XrtA system polysaccharide deacetylase, translated as MTNTFMTESKITNYLTIDVEDYYQVSAFEGVIDPNSWPKFESRVERNIQVILDLLQKRNIKATFFIVGWIAENYPQMVKKIYKQGHEIGCHSYWHRKVYDLKPESFREDTYRAKHTLEDIIGAPIKGYRAPSYSITKKSLWALDILAKLGFLYDSSIFPTYHDNYGIPDAPRFAYKLEAQQMVEFPISTTRLLGRNLPISGGGYFRLFPYALTRKALRQINDKEKKPFIFYLHPWEIDPDQPRVKNASRLSKFRHYVNLHTTQEKFSRLLNDFQFSPIANIK; from the coding sequence ATGACAAACACTTTTATGACCGAATCAAAAATAACCAATTACCTGACCATCGATGTTGAAGATTACTATCAGGTATCAGCCTTTGAAGGGGTAATCGACCCGAATTCGTGGCCTAAATTTGAGTCACGTGTTGAGCGAAACATACAAGTAATTCTCGATCTTCTTCAAAAACGGAATATCAAGGCTACGTTTTTTATCGTTGGCTGGATCGCCGAAAACTACCCACAAATGGTCAAAAAGATTTACAAGCAAGGGCATGAAATTGGCTGTCACAGTTACTGGCATCGCAAAGTGTACGACCTGAAGCCTGAATCGTTTAGAGAAGATACCTATAGGGCTAAGCATACCTTAGAAGATATCATTGGCGCACCCATCAAAGGCTATCGGGCACCGAGTTATTCAATTACCAAAAAATCCCTTTGGGCTCTGGATATCTTGGCCAAATTGGGTTTTCTATATGATTCCAGTATCTTTCCAACCTATCACGACAATTATGGCATTCCGGATGCGCCCCGGTTTGCATATAAACTCGAAGCGCAGCAAATGGTTGAATTTCCGATCTCAACGACAAGACTGCTGGGGCGTAATCTGCCTATTTCCGGAGGAGGGTACTTTCGGCTGTTTCCATATGCACTGACGCGCAAAGCGTTAAGACAGATAAACGACAAAGAGAAAAAACCGTTTATCTTCTATCTCCACCCATGGGAAATCGATCCGGATCAGCCGAGGGTGAAAAATGCCAGTCGCTTATCCAAGTTCCGACACTACGTGAATTTACATACAACTCAAGAAAAGTTTAGCCGCTTGCTGAATGACTTCCAGTTTTCTCCGATTGCCAATATCAAATAA
- a CDS encoding exosortase C-terminal domain/associated protein EpsI: protein MKMTRTLIVVAILCVTSLALRYVHRSEDIHPEKPFSEFPTVIGTWSGSIDRFDEAVYKVLGVDDSILSHFHDKSVNYVQLYIGFHQSQREGDLIHSPKNCMPGGGWKIVKTNLVDLAIASRRPQHVKVIQLVLQNGLRKQMVLYWYHSRGRVISSEYLQKIYLVIDSITRHRTDGSFVRLISPITGDEAETLALLKDFATDLFPILDDYIPS from the coding sequence ATGAAAATGACGCGAACACTAATCGTTGTCGCCATTTTATGTGTAACCTCTCTTGCTCTCAGGTACGTCCACCGCTCTGAGGACATCCATCCGGAAAAACCGTTCAGCGAATTTCCGACTGTCATCGGGACGTGGTCGGGAAGCATAGATCGGTTCGATGAAGCCGTTTACAAGGTTCTTGGTGTTGATGACTCGATACTTAGTCATTTTCATGACAAGTCGGTTAATTACGTTCAACTCTACATCGGTTTTCACCAGAGTCAGCGTGAAGGGGATCTGATTCATTCCCCCAAAAACTGCATGCCAGGAGGCGGGTGGAAAATCGTCAAGACGAATCTGGTTGATCTGGCAATTGCATCCCGGCGTCCACAGCATGTTAAAGTTATCCAATTAGTACTTCAGAACGGGCTCCGCAAACAAATGGTGCTGTACTGGTATCATTCCCGCGGGAGAGTGATTTCGTCTGAGTACCTCCAAAAAATATATTTGGTAATCGACTCGATTACCCGGCACAGAACCGATGGTTCGTTCGTACGGCTGATTTCACCGATAACCGGTGATGAGGCTGAAACGTTGGCCCTGTTGAAAGACTTCGCGACCGATTTATTCCCGATTCTAGACGACTACATTCCTTCCTGA
- a CDS encoding outer membrane beta-barrel protein, with product MKKTTGIVLATFIVLLSATGLYAEIMLTPSISVRGEYTDNVDRVNEDREYDYITSVMPSLTMEIRDKAIGATLSYQPSWNHYERTEDYDYWRHLVSLQTESQLGRHVRMTIGGSYLQSEDERDAEDPTIPTEPDYTRREGRYKYYTYAADAGLEYQFGERDVIGMRFDYGGTENDEPTLEDSSYYRPSIDFTYWFTQRWGTEFSGEYERGMFDAPENVEQSEEFDRYFGQGRILHQFNRQLTGNVQYAYTLMNYDEETDDERTHDFSSGFDYLIAQDMTLALQVGYSIVEIRGDDNESGMSGTLDFAKMFQRGSIGIHASSGYDYSYYDAENLGLNYYVGAGMTADYKLSRRLSANVHADYRYSEYKDLTPDREDDYLSTGCGLSYQLLPWLSAGAGYTYSLMDSSEDDNDYRENRVFISLTATPIHPLRLND from the coding sequence ATGAAAAAAACAACCGGAATTGTATTGGCAACATTCATTGTTCTACTATCAGCCACTGGGCTTTATGCTGAAATCATGCTTACACCCAGCATCAGTGTGCGCGGCGAATACACAGACAACGTGGACCGCGTAAACGAAGACAGAGAATACGATTATATTACCAGCGTAATGCCGTCCCTTACAATGGAAATTAGGGATAAGGCAATCGGTGCAACGCTAAGTTACCAGCCCAGTTGGAACCATTACGAACGAACTGAAGACTATGATTACTGGCGACACTTGGTTTCATTGCAGACCGAAAGTCAATTGGGACGCCACGTCCGAATGACTATTGGTGGTTCTTACCTGCAGTCCGAAGACGAAAGGGACGCTGAAGACCCCACGATTCCCACCGAACCCGATTACACCCGCCGGGAAGGCCGTTACAAATATTACACATATGCTGCCGATGCCGGCCTGGAATACCAATTCGGGGAGCGCGATGTCATAGGAATGAGGTTCGACTACGGCGGAACCGAAAATGATGAGCCTACTCTTGAAGATAGTTCTTATTACCGACCATCTATAGATTTTACCTACTGGTTCACCCAAAGGTGGGGAACAGAATTTTCAGGTGAGTACGAAAGAGGAATGTTTGACGCCCCGGAAAATGTGGAACAATCGGAAGAATTTGACCGCTATTTCGGACAGGGTAGGATACTTCACCAGTTCAACCGCCAACTGACTGGAAATGTTCAATACGCCTATACCTTGATGAATTACGATGAGGAGACCGATGATGAAAGGACTCACGATTTTTCTTCCGGTTTCGATTACCTCATTGCGCAGGATATGACGCTGGCGCTACAGGTTGGGTATTCAATTGTTGAGATTCGTGGAGACGACAACGAATCGGGGATGTCGGGAACGCTTGACTTTGCCAAAATGTTTCAGCGAGGTAGTATCGGCATCCATGCAAGCAGTGGATACGACTACAGTTACTACGATGCGGAGAATCTGGGATTGAATTACTACGTTGGTGCTGGCATGACTGCAGACTATAAACTTTCAAGACGGTTGAGTGCTAATGTCCATGCCGATTATCGATACTCTGAATATAAGGATCTTACACCTGATCGGGAAGACGACTATTTGTCTACCGGATGCGGGCTTTCTTATCAATTGCTTCCATGGCTGTCTGCTGGGGCTGGTTACACGTATTCGCTCATGGATTCCAGCGAGGACGATAACGATTACAGGGAGAACCGTGTTTTCATCAGCCTTACTGCAACACCTATACATCCATTGCGATTAAACGACTAA